The following proteins come from a genomic window of Eubalaena glacialis isolate mEubGla1 chromosome X, mEubGla1.1.hap2.+ XY, whole genome shotgun sequence:
- the LOC133082400 gene encoding ferritin light chain-like isoform X1, whose protein sequence is MSAQIPQSSSAEVEAAVSHLINLHLQASSTYLSLSCYFEGDKVALKGVGCFFRELAEEKREGSQLLLKMQKQWGGRAPVQDGQKLSPDEWSTNVDALEAAMALEKSLNQALLDLHALGSASADAQLCEFLESRFLQVEMKILKKMGDQLTNLRKLAGPEAGPLAGPGEYLFERLSCPRD, encoded by the coding sequence ATGAGCGCCCAGATCCCGCAGAGTTCCTCTGCCGAGGTGGAGGCTGCCGTCAGCCACCTGATCAACCTGCACTTGCAGGCCTCGTCCACCTACCTCTCCCTGAGCTGTTACTTCGAAGGCGACAAGGTGGCTCTGAAGGGCGTGGGCTGCTTCTTCCGGGAGCTGGCTGAGGAGAAGCGCGAGGGCTCCCAGCTCCTCTTGAAGATGCAGAAGCAGTGGGGCGGCCGCGCCCCGGTCCAGGACGGGCAGAAGCTGTCGCCGGATGAGTGGAGCACCAACGTGGATGCCCTGGAGGCTGCCATGGCCCTGGAGAAGAGCCTGAACCAGGCCCTCTTGGATCTGCATGCCCTGGGTTCTGCGAGCGCGGACGCCCAGCTCTGCGAGTTCCTGGAGAGCCGCTTCCTGCAGGTGGAGATGAAGATCCTCAAGAAGATGGGCGACCAGCTGACCAACCTGCGCAAGCTGGCCGGGCCCGAGGCCGGGCCCCTGGCGGGGCCGGGCGAGTATCTCTTCGAAAGGCTCTCCTGCCCGCGCGACTAG
- the LOC133082400 gene encoding ferritin light chain-like isoform X2: protein MSTGLRLDPLKASSTYLSLSCYFEGDKVALKGVGCFFRELAEEKREGSQLLLKMQKQWGGRAPVQDGQKLSPDEWSTNVDALEAAMALEKSLNQALLDLHALGSASADAQLCEFLESRFLQVEMKILKKMGDQLTNLRKLAGPEAGPLAGPGEYLFERLSCPRD, encoded by the coding sequence GCCTCGTCCACCTACCTCTCCCTGAGCTGTTACTTCGAAGGCGACAAGGTGGCTCTGAAGGGCGTGGGCTGCTTCTTCCGGGAGCTGGCTGAGGAGAAGCGCGAGGGCTCCCAGCTCCTCTTGAAGATGCAGAAGCAGTGGGGCGGCCGCGCCCCGGTCCAGGACGGGCAGAAGCTGTCGCCGGATGAGTGGAGCACCAACGTGGATGCCCTGGAGGCTGCCATGGCCCTGGAGAAGAGCCTGAACCAGGCCCTCTTGGATCTGCATGCCCTGGGTTCTGCGAGCGCGGACGCCCAGCTCTGCGAGTTCCTGGAGAGCCGCTTCCTGCAGGTGGAGATGAAGATCCTCAAGAAGATGGGCGACCAGCTGACCAACCTGCGCAAGCTGGCCGGGCCCGAGGCCGGGCCCCTGGCGGGGCCGGGCGAGTATCTCTTCGAAAGGCTCTCCTGCCCGCGCGACTAG